The Dermacentor andersoni chromosome 1, qqDerAnde1_hic_scaffold, whole genome shotgun sequence genomic interval TGATATTACTTCAGAATGATATAGATAACCTAACTCAGTGCAACTGCACGTGGCACATGGCCCTAAATAACGATAAATGCAAAAGCATGTGCGTAACTAGGCGTGATGTCTCGCCGTCGTATTTCCTTAGCAATAACTCCCTGCAAACCACATCGTTGGTGTTTGCATATGGGGCCACTTGTCCAGGAAGCAACCATATCGATGTCTTAATATCTAAAGCGAACGAAATCTTAAGCTACTTTAAAAGAAACATCTACATTTCCCTACTGTGGCTAAAATTGTTATGCTTTACACTACCAATGCTCTACCCGAGCTAGAATACACCACGCCAGTACGGGACTCGCATAATTCACTAATACAGGCTGCTGCAGCAGTACAAAATTACGTACGCTCGTTTGTTCTCAGACAACTATCATCGCACTACTAGCGTCACAGAAATGAAAGCCATACTCGTAATCTTCCCTCGCTATGTAGCCAGTCGCAGAAGGCACTAACGAATTTGTCTTTCTCCCAAAGTGCATTCTCACAACCCCGCTTTTCGTTCCTTGTTTATACTTCCAGCACCATTGCGCTCACATCGCCTTCATCATCCCCGTAAGGGTAGCGTACCACATTTTTGAACAACTGCATGCTCACAATCATTTGCTCTTACAACCGCAAGGGACTGGAATCATTACCCGCCACCATATGCTGATCGAAGTGCTTTGAAAAATGCGCTATCAAGCCTACTATACAAATATTGTACGAATGGTTACTTTTTGTGAGTACTATACATTGAGGGTACTGGAAATAGATAAAATGTGTCAGTGATACATCTTTATGCCGCTCAATCTGCTTTTGAAAGTCTAATCTGCGATTCGACACCACATCACGTAGCGCCCTTTCGCATGCTGCCTCTTCAGATGCATTGTTAGTGCTACTCATAAACTAGAGTTGGTATTGTCTGTATTCTTCATCCCGGCTACACCAGGGCATTTCATGCCCGCGGGCAAAGAGCTTCGCAAAAGTGGCAGTACTTTCCGCGAACCGAGTGTCCAAGGTAACTCGCGCGCATGGAATCTGTTCTTTGAGCGTTTTATTTGCACtacaatgactttttttttttcaagtaaaacGTTTAGCGTAAGTACAATTGTCCTCGGGCAGCTTTAAAGATTGCCCACGAGTAAAATAAAGAACCCGCTGGTGAAACGCTTCGCGCGAAGTGCGCCGGAAGGAAACGACCCCCTCCCTCGCACAACACATTCCAGTCATTACCTGGATGCCGAAGTGGCTGCAGAGGAAGAAGTCGAAGTCCAGTGGGTGCGTGACCACCGAGTCGACGGTGGTGCCCGGCGGCACGTTGCGGAACTTGCCGACTCCGTCGCGGTCGCTGGCCGGCATGAAGCGCGTGTGGTGACGTTTCTGCACCACGATGAAGGTGAGCGCCGGCTCGTACGACTCGTTGGGCGACAGCTCCTGGCACGCCAGCCGGATGGCGCTCACCTGCGAGGGTCGTCGACGTGACACGCCAATCTAGGTCGCCATCTTTTATACGGCGGAAGAAGTAACGCAAAGTTTCTTTTAACAGCTAGCTGGTGTGTGTTCACTGTCATTGGGTTATGCCCATCAACGGGGACAAGTTGAACACTGACGGGGAACGAAgacacaaactgacgaaaaagGGCGCTCTTGGTTGTCAGTTTGTCTATTCGTTCCCAATCAGTCTCGTGCCCGTTAGTGTGCATAACGCAATAACGATGAATAGAGTTTCCTATCTAAAATTTAGTGAAATCTGGCACAGTGATCGCTCAGTTGCATTGTCGGAATGATTTAGTATAGCCCGTGGTTTAGACTAATTTTTGTGCTTGTGACTTGAGACATTCTGGTGGCTTTAACAGGCTTCGCCTGCATTCATTATATATAGCCAACATTTCCAAGCAGTAACATTTTTCTGCGCGCACGCATAATCATTGCAAATTATTGCATTTGAGCGCAATGTTGTGCTCAATATGACAACTGAACTATGGAGACAGATCATTGCCTCTCGACTAGCAAGAAGGCCGTGTGGCTCTTTTCGCATGTATATAGTGATTTCGCTCTCCAGTAGTCCTTTTTAAAGACGCACCGATCTGTAAGTTGGACGCGCTCACCTCGCGGTTGCGCACTTCAAGGAATTGCCCCTCGCTGACGCCGTCGCGGTAGAAGATGATGCGCTCTGGCTTGTGCCTGGTGGCACGGAAGAAGGCCTTGAGCATGTCTTTCATCATCTCCTTGAGATCCTTGATGATCTCGACGCGCGCCTTGGCCTCGGCGTGCTCCATCTGTATGCGGACGGTGGCATGGAACTTGGACGGGATCGAGTCGAGGCTCCCGACACAGGCGGCGATCGAAGGCCGGATCCTGTCGCCGGGGGACGGGTGAGAAACGTCGGCGCCGATGATGATGACGGGCTTCTGGAACAACGTGGGCTTCTCCTGAGCCAGCAGGCTGTTATTGGTGCCGCCCATCTTGGCGTTGATCTTTTGGCACAGGTTCTGCACGAGCGCCACGTTGCACTTCTTCACCACGTTGTTCTCCAGCAGGCACTGAGTGCGCAGCCCGAGCTCCGTCTCCGCAACCTGCTTGATCTCGGCGTAGTTGGTGGTCTTGGCGATCACAATGACGACCATCTGCAGGTTGCTATGCTTCTTCTGCTGCTCTCCGAGGATGGAGCGGATGGAACGCCGGTTGTGGTCGGGCGCCGAGATCTCGATCGGCTGCTCGATGCGCATGCCCAGTTCCATGCCGATGCGCATAAGCATCTTGACGAAGTTATCAATGTGGTCGCGCTGCGCGAACCGGCTCAGACTGACCAACGTCCAGTGGTCCATGGTGGCTGGCTTGTAAAAGTGCTGGCCACGAAGATCCCACGTGCCCTCGCGCGGCTTGCTGACGGAGTTGTTCTCGAACACCAGAGACGGCGGCTCGAGCACTCTACCCTTGAGCTGGATTGGGTCGGTGCTGATCTTGATGTTGAACTCGCGTAGGTAATCCTCGGTGCTGTTCACCAGGTCGCGCACCGACTGCCGGATTTCCTGCGAGTCGGAACAAAATTTCTATGAGCTGCAGAAAAGCGAAAACTTACTCTGGCGAACTTGCACTAGGCGACAGTGACTAGTATGGCCAACAGCCTAGCTTTcatggagcaaacaatctgaccCTTGTATACGAAGGTTATTATATTTTCTTAAGAGGCTTACAATGTTCAGCTAACTTCTGTTTAGTTGGCAGAAATGGGAATTTCAGGTGTTTCAAGCTGCCTACTATTGCGATACTATACGGGGTGATTCTACGAAGACGAAGTAACATTTAAAAATAGTCATTTTGAAATAAAAGCATGGTACCGTCGGAGGCATGCCATCACTGGTGACGACCATGACGTTATGGACGATAAATCTGTCGCTAATTAAAAAGAACGTTAATTGGCCTTTACGCTTTGTTTCAGAGGGTTCATCGTATTTTGGAAATTGAAACGAGCTTTCCGTGCAAACGATATCAACTTTTTGATCTAGAAAAATTCGATTACCCGCAGGATTGCGGCACGACGAAATTCGGCTAGGAGAGCGCGCGTAACAAACAAGAGGCTGCAGCAAGCGCACCCCTCGAAGAGACGTTCTGCTCAAGTCGCCCAGGAGCACGCTGGCCAGCTGCCCGCTGCTGATTGACGTGTAAGCAGAACATCAATCGCATTTTGCTTGATCCAAACATTGATACGGCTTGTCCGGAGAGCTCGcttcaacttctcaattatgaAGAGCCCGCTGAAACTGAAAGACTAAAAGCCATTGAATTACATTTTGCTAATTAGCAACTCATTACCATGTATCTCCCGTCACCTCGTGGTCGCCACCACTGACGTCTCCGAAGGAACCGTCCTTTTAATTCAAGAGAACTATTCTTAAATTTTACGATATTTCATCGTAGAAGCACCTTGTATACAGAGATTTTGGAaattaacagttttttttttttaattcaggcgGAAAATGCTGAAATTCCTAGTGTAATCCATCTGAGCATTatgtttctattctttttttttttttgttcgcggaATGTATACACTTTTAAACAATACCTGGAACCGCTTGAACGGTGGCTTGGCCGTGCGCTTGATCATCTCAGCGGTCTGGTTCTCGTCGAGCTTCTTGCGACAGTGCTGGCCCTCGACCAGCTCGCACACCTCGAGGGGAATGAAGACTGGGTGCTCGACACTTCCACTCTGCACGCAGGGAAAGTGCGGGTACAAGAGGCGGCTGTAACGTTTCTGGAAGTACTCGGCCACGGAAGTTCTCGTCCCGTCCTGGTCGAAGAAGATTTCCTTGGCCGACTCCTTGGTGACTCGCACAACCTTGTACTTGCGCGGGTAGGGCAGGTGTGTGACTTTGACGCGCAGCCCCTTGAGCTCCTTGTTGAGCCGTGCGTGGTGGAAGTCGCGAAGAGTTTTGAAGTCCGCGGGCTGCATCTCGCGCCGACTGTCGCTGAAGATCTTGCACATGAAGCTGATGACGGGCAGGCACTCGTAGAAGGCAGTCGCCGACATGTCAACGTTCAGCATGGGCTTCCACTGCGCCGCCCGCACGCTCGTGTAGTAGCCGAACCAGACCTCGCGGCCACCGCCCAGCGCGTTTAGCTCGTGCGGCGGTGGTGCCTTGAAGAAAGACCGCCCGACGGGCGTCAGCTTGATGGACGGtccatggcgcaagacgatgtCGATGGCCTGCAACACCTCCTGGGGCACGGTGTTGACGCGATTCTGGTAAACTGCGTGCAGGGCGTCCAAGTTGACTGTGGCCGCGTACTGGATCTTCACGACGAACTTCTGGATCCTCTGGTCCTCGTTCAGGTCAACGGAGAACGTCCGCTCACGAAAATGGAGTTGGCGCCTCGTGTACAGGTTTTTGCGGCCGTCGAAAGCCGGTATGCAGTTGGAGAGGTCTTGTCTGTACTTCTCGACAAGCAGTTCTATTACTATGCGGTTGATCTTGGTGCTGAGGCAGCGGTATTTTTTCTGCTCAGGTACCTTGGCACCCGCGGAGGTCGCGGAGTAGATCTCCACGTCATAGTGATACACATTGCCATCGGGGATGTCGATGTTGAAGTGATTGGCGATCAACTGAATCTGCCGTCCAAGCTTTCCGTGTGCGGGTCGCCGCGGAAAGTGTGAAGGGAGTGACCGTTCCATCTCCTGCGACACAGTTATGGAAGTTTCACCAATCTGATGACCTAATGGAGTGTTAGCTTGACCGTAAACGTATTAGTGTTGTATACCAAACTGCTGGCATAAGGCAGTCGGTACAGGGATAATTGTTAGCATAGTCCTTTTATGATTTTCCTTCGACAATTGAGAACCCACGCAAAGCAACGTTTTAAATGCATTGTAGTTGGACAAAGCGGCACATGTTTACCATTGTCGGTACTGGCATACACGGTAACCTGCATGCGGTATAAATTCGGAAACTATGCGAAGATATTAGACAAAGCTGCCGTCCTTTTGGCTTGACTTTCACGCTAGCTTACAGGCAGTAATTTTGTTTAGCTAAGCTCTTTTTGCAGGCGCAAAGGTACCTTCGCATGCAACAAATTAGAAAATAAAATCTTCGTTGACCACGTGAGTAATGATAAGACAGACATCCGCTCCTCTAATGAGACGTCCTCCCGCTTGCGCATTTTCGCAGAACTCCTTTTTGCCGCTTCAAAGGGGCTTTCGCCGCGACCGCCGGCTGGAGAACAAGCTCAGTCCTCGTCCAAATTACAGAGGTCGCCCGAAAGGAGTTCTGACGTCCGGTGTGCTGTTTTCGTATCACCGCGAAGGTGTACGATACAGCGCACCGCACAACCATTCCTGCAGTATTTGAAGACAGCCGGGACGTCCCTCACTTGGTGTATTTCCTCCGACATAATGCAGCGCGAGACAGAGCGCTTCGCCCGACCTCGGAGGCCACGTTGTACTACGTCTTTCATAGTCACTATAAGGGGTGCAGTGTGGTTCCACTTTGTACTACGTCTTTCATAGTCACTGTAAGGGGTACAGTGTGGTTGCCAGCGTATGTGGCGTAAGCTGACTCGTACAAGGCCGTTTGCTACACGACGTTACACGACCGGGCATTGCTTAATCATTAACATTATCCATCTATCTGTATCGGCGTTTAAACTTGTTCTTGCGAATCACATGGAATAAATATGCTAGCAATCTTCACGCACTCAACGTCGGAGATTTCTTAAGCCGTATGATCTCCTATAGTCGGTGACAACGTAAGAATTACAATGAGATGCGTTCACAAAACCACAGCGCAGCTGCTTTCACCTCTCTGAAGGAGCCGAGCCAGGCGGCGTCTGCTCACAGCTTAACACCTTTGATCTGCTAATGTAAGTGCCATATTTAATGGAATATAAAAGCGCCTTGTTGGAAGCTGAAATAGCATTTTGAAATAGCATAGATGGCGCTGATGTCAGGATCACCATAAAATTTGCCAAGACGTACATGTTTAACTGGAAAACCAGTTAGCGAAAGACAGCACTGTACGCAGAAGACGTTTTAGACTAGTGAATTTGCATGAAGTCTCGGAAGTGAACGAAAATCATTGGCTGGTgcaatatgcatgtatgtatatagCGTTCGAGTTCCGACAGCGTACATGGAACCTTTCTACAGCGAAAAATGTATATGGCTAGCGTCCCATGCATTATGTTCTCCGTGAATAAAAACtataatcaatggctcatactcccgtaggcgttcatgctcccgtaagcaagcaaacaatgcaatggttcatagccccgcgtaaggcagaggctacagaattcatcaaagtgaagcgaacagtgcttaaattctttctaattacGCATACAACATAATGAAGAGCATGTCAAAAattcatcatcaatggctcatagccccgcgAACAATGGCTCCTACCCCCGTAAGCGAGCAAAAAATGAAATGACTCAttgtcccgtaaggttcatggctaacATTCtacgtgaattagctgcgatgacccTACCCCtattgtcgttgtcggtgatttcaatatgggtgtgtcggtaccgaaaagggagctgTTTACGCGCTTCGTGTTGAAGACTTatctcttgcgatgccacaccgatcagGCCCAACCGACCaaccagcggcgtacgtgcatcgatgcGACATTATCGAAGAATGTGATTGCAGGTGCGGGTGAAATAATGGCCACTGATCAAGGCAATAAGGGACTGTGCGTATTATTCCTCGCAATTACCACCCATCATCATAATAAATGAGATTGTACCTGTGTTCAAAATTATGCGTTACCCCcgcgtcgtgtgctaaacagcttcgctggtcaactaCCTTCGCAGAGTGTAATGGTTTATGA includes:
- the LOC126548416 gene encoding protein argonaute-2-like isoform X1 — its product is MAPPRKADVKTRLQLRDSPRACEQSPCYGVRSTRSAARGTQALDSPKAAAPGGAAAPPAGTAPGSFAQALQQRATSQTSPTATTGNGYNNGFDSPRVDGGDSAGISPASVSPTTPPRTGADGTTSSPTGSSNDEMQIMEMERSLPSHFPRRPAHGKLGRQIQLIANHFNIDIPDGNVYHYDVEIYSATSAGAKVPEQKKYRCLSTKINRIVIELLVEKYRQDLSNCIPAFDGRKNLYTRRQLHFRERTFSVDLNEDQRIQKFVVKIQYAATVNLDALHAVYQNRVNTVPQEVLQAIDIVLRHGPSIKLTPVGRSFFKAPPPHELNALGGGREVWFGYYTSVRAAQWKPMLNVDMSATAFYECLPVISFMCKIFSDSRREMQPADFKTLRDFHHARLNKELKGLRVKVTHLPYPRKYKVVRVTKESAKEIFFDQDGTRTSVAEYFQKRYSRLLYPHFPCVQSGSVEHPVFIPLEVCELVEGQHCRKKLDENQTAEMIKRTAKPPFKRFQEIRQSVRDLVNSTEDYLREFNIKISTDPIQLKGRVLEPPSLVFENNSVSKPREGTWDLRGQHFYKPATMDHWTLVSLSRFAQRDHIDNFVKMLMRIGMELGMRIEQPIEISAPDHNRRSIRSILGEQQKKHSNLQMVVIVIAKTTNYAEIKQVAETELGLRTQCLLENNVVKKCNVALVQNLCQKINAKMGGTNNSLLAQEKPTLFQKPVIIIGADVSHPSPGDRIRPSIAACVGSLDSIPSKFHATVRIQMEHAEAKARVEIIKDLKEMMKDMLKAFFRATRHKPERIIFYRDGVSEGQFLEVRNREVSAIRLACQELSPNESYEPALTFIVVQKRHHTRFMPASDRDGVGKFRNVPPGTTVDSVVTHPLDFDFFLCSHFGIQGTSRPAHYYIVWDDSSFTADELQKLSYYLCHTYARCARSVSIPAPVYYAHLAAFRAKNHIVSKVDVSSSSSDSSGGSGDHVATSQYVEAVRVLEALQTSMYFV
- the LOC126548416 gene encoding protein argonaute-2-like isoform X2, with the protein product MMPGDASNNRPRYGTRGRGRIAAPGGAAAPPAGTAPGSFAQALQQRATSQTSPTATTGNGYNNGFDSPRVDGGDSAGISPASVSPTTPPRTGADGTTSSPTGSSNDEMQIMEMERSLPSHFPRRPAHGKLGRQIQLIANHFNIDIPDGNVYHYDVEIYSATSAGAKVPEQKKYRCLSTKINRIVIELLVEKYRQDLSNCIPAFDGRKNLYTRRQLHFRERTFSVDLNEDQRIQKFVVKIQYAATVNLDALHAVYQNRVNTVPQEVLQAIDIVLRHGPSIKLTPVGRSFFKAPPPHELNALGGGREVWFGYYTSVRAAQWKPMLNVDMSATAFYECLPVISFMCKIFSDSRREMQPADFKTLRDFHHARLNKELKGLRVKVTHLPYPRKYKVVRVTKESAKEIFFDQDGTRTSVAEYFQKRYSRLLYPHFPCVQSGSVEHPVFIPLEVCELVEGQHCRKKLDENQTAEMIKRTAKPPFKRFQEIRQSVRDLVNSTEDYLREFNIKISTDPIQLKGRVLEPPSLVFENNSVSKPREGTWDLRGQHFYKPATMDHWTLVSLSRFAQRDHIDNFVKMLMRIGMELGMRIEQPIEISAPDHNRRSIRSILGEQQKKHSNLQMVVIVIAKTTNYAEIKQVAETELGLRTQCLLENNVVKKCNVALVQNLCQKINAKMGGTNNSLLAQEKPTLFQKPVIIIGADVSHPSPGDRIRPSIAACVGSLDSIPSKFHATVRIQMEHAEAKARVEIIKDLKEMMKDMLKAFFRATRHKPERIIFYRDGVSEGQFLEVRNREVSAIRLACQELSPNESYEPALTFIVVQKRHHTRFMPASDRDGVGKFRNVPPGTTVDSVVTHPLDFDFFLCSHFGIQGTSRPAHYYIVWDDSSFTADELQKLSYYLCHTYARCARSVSIPAPVYYAHLAAFRAKNHIVSKVDVSSSSSDSSGGSGDHVATSQYVEAVRVLEALQTSMYFV